A stretch of the Solanum dulcamara chromosome 6, daSolDulc1.2, whole genome shotgun sequence genome encodes the following:
- the LOC129892605 gene encoding uncharacterized protein LOC129892605, producing the protein MLVAYSFGASVSAFTNYLFKREQSYVLRLLAGTTIGIGNFFYRAMTTSERSEIFIGCQKYCYFLMISGIAFIHLDRHRALWMITIHAVQVLFMGYLVIYSQEILYDANIGHINFINCTFTVFFHLPGIVIHAARLCMQGAEIEQHEHN; encoded by the exons ATGTTGGTTGCCTATTCATTCGGTGCTTCTGTTAGCGCTTTTACCAATTATCTCTTCAAAAGAGAGCAAAG CTATGTTCTCAGACTTTTGGCTGGTACAACAATTGGCATTGGAAATTTCTTCTATAGAGCCATGACAACATCGGAAAGGAGTGAAATCTTCATCGGTTGCCAGAAATATTGTTATTTTCTAATGATCTCCGGAATTGCTTTCATTCACTTGGACAGACACAGAGCTCTTTGGATGATAACG ATACACGCTGTGCAGGTATTGTTCATGGGGTACCTTGTGATATATAGCCAAGAGATATTGTACGATGCTAACATTGGACATATCAATTTCATCAACTGCACATTCACTGTCTTCTTCCATTTACCGGGCATAGTGATCCATGCTGCAAGACTATGCATGCAGGGTGCAGAAATTGAACAACACGAACACAATTAA